One segment of Canis aureus isolate CA01 chromosome 27, VMU_Caureus_v.1.0, whole genome shotgun sequence DNA contains the following:
- the POLE gene encoding DNA polymerase epsilon catalytic subunit A isoform X5, with amino-acid sequence MVWRNSGRRRAEPGPDGEASRDDGLSSSVSALKRLERSQWTDKMDLRFGFERLKESGEKTGWLINMHPTEILDEDKRLVSAVDYYFIQDDGSRFKVALPYEPYFYIAARKGCEREVSSFLSKKFQGRIAKIETVPKEDLDLPNHLVGLKRNYIKLSFHTVEDLVRVRKDVSPAVKKNREQGHAGDAYTAMLSSVLQGGSVVIDEEEASKKVTDQLDNIVDMREYDVPYHIRLSIDLKIHVAHWYNIRYRGSAFPVEITRRDDLVERPDPVVLAFDIETTKLPLKFPDAETDQIMMISYMIDGQGYLITNREIVSEDVEDFEFTPKPEYEGPFCVFNEPDEVHLIQRWFEHVQEMKPTIMVTYNGDFFDWPFVEARAAVHGLSMYQEIGFQKDSQGEYKASQCIHMDCLRWVKRDSYLPVGSHNLKAAAKAKLGYDPVELDPEDMCRMATEQPQTLATYSVSDAVATYYLYMKYVHPFIFALCTIIPMEPDEVLRKGSGTLCEALLMVQAFHANIIFPNKQEQEFNKLTGDGHVLDAETYVGGHVEALESGVFRSDIPCRFRMNPAAFDFLLQRVEKTMRHAIEEEEKVPMEHVTNFQEVCDQIKTKLTSLKDVPNRIECPLIYHLDVGAMYPNIILTNRLQPSAVVDEATCAACDFNKPGANCQRKMAWQWRGEFMPASRSEYHRIQHQLESEKFPPLTAEGPARAFHELSREEQAKYEKRRLSDYCRKAYKKIHVTRVEERLTTICQRENSFYVDTVRAFRDRRYEFKGLHKVWKKKLSAAMEVGDAAEVKRCKNMEVLYDSLQLAHKCILNSFYGYVMRRGARWYSMEMAGIVCFTGANIITQARELIEQIGRPLELDTDGIWCVLPNSFPENFVIKTTSVKKPKVTISYPGAMLNIMVKEGFTNDQYQELTEPSSLTYVTRSENSIFFEVDGPYLAMILPASKEEGKKLKKRYAVFNEDGSLAELKGFEIKRRGELQLIKIFQSSVFEAFLKGSTLEEVYGSVAKVADYWLDVLYSKAANMPDSELFELISENRSMSRKLEDYGEQKSTSISTAKRLAEFLGDQMVKDAGLSCRYIISRKPEGSPVTERAIPLAIFQAEPMVRKHFLRKWLKSSSLQDFDIRTILDWEYYIERLGSAIQKIITIPAALQQVKNPVPRVKHPDWLHKKLLEKNDVCKQKKISELFVLEGRRQVGMAQVPEGTQSLGAPDMEDFGLMKPLHLAVPIATKRKRVLWESQEESHDLELTVPWQEILGQPPALGTTQEEWLVWLRFHKKKWQLQARQRLACKKRRCVEVAEGEPLPGAIRERPATGLGGFLRRTARSILDLPWQIVQISETSQAGLFRLWAVISSDLYCIRLNIPRVFYVNQQVAKAEEGPSYRKVSRVLPRSNMVYNLYEYSVPEDMYQEHINEINTELSAPDIEGVYETQVPLLFRALVQLGCVCVVNKQLVRHLSGWEAETFALEHLEMRSLAQFSYLEPGSIRHLYLYHHAQGHKALFGLFVPSQRRASVFVLDTVRSNQMPSLSALYSAEHSLLMEKVGPELLPPPKHTFEVRAETDMKTICRAIQRFLLAYKEERRGPTLIAVQSNWELKRLAGEVPVLEEFPLVPVHVADKISYGVLDWQRLGARRMIRHYLNLDTSLSQAFEMSRYFHIPIGNLPEDISTFGSDLFFARHLQRHSHLLWLSPTSRPDLGGKEADDNRLVMEFDDQASVEINCPGCYSTVCVELDIQNLAVNTILQSHHINDMEGADSMGISFDVIQQASLEDMITGNQAASTPASYDETALCSSTFRILKSMVVGWVKEITQYRNIYADNQVMHFYRWLRSPSSLLHDPVLHRTLHNMMKKLFLHIHSKEIFHSLTISFSRCWEFLLWMDPSNYGGIKGNAPSSIHYGQQDSQKGGRVEEEEEEEEEEEEGKQEPDVEDMLENNWNIVQFLPQAASCQSYFLMIVSAYIVAVYHSMKEELRRSAPGGTPLRWRGPSQLSQDAAASSALPAMVPALLGMITFSQDYVANELTQNFFTITQKIQKKVTGSRSSTELSSMFPALPGSHLLLNNPALEFIKYVCKVLSLDTNITNQVNKLNRDLLRLVDVGEFSEEAQFRDPCRSYVLPEVICRSCNFCRDLDLCKEFAFSQDGAVLPQWLCSNCQVAYDTSVIEMALVEALQKKLMAFTLQDLAGETPDQDCSSLQICLKCRGVKETNMPVYCSCAGGFTLTIHTKVFMEQIGIFQNIAQHYGMSYLTETLEWLLQKNPQLGH; translated from the exons GGATGATGgcctctcctcttctgtctcaGCACTTAAGCGCCTGGAGCGCAGTCAGTGGACAGATAAGATGGATTTGCGGTTTGGTTTTGAGAGACTCAAGGAGTCTGGGGAGAAGACGGGCTGGCTTATCAACATGCACCCT ACTGAGATTTTAGATGAAGACAAACGCTTAGTCAGCGCAGTAGATTACTACTTTATTCAAGATGATGGGAGCAGATTTAAG GTGGCCTTGCCCTACGAGCCGTATTTCTACATTGCAGCCAGAAAG GGTTGTGAACGAGAAGTTTCATCTTTTCTCTCCAAGAAGTTTCAGGGTAGAATTGCTAAAATAGAGACTGTCCCCAAAGAGGATCTAGACTTG CCAAATCACTTGGTGGGTTTGAAGCGAAATTACATTAAGCTGTCCTTCCACACTGTGGAGGATCTTGTTAGAGTGAGGAAGGATGTCTCCCCTGCTGTGAAGAAGAACCGGGAGCAGGGTCATGCTGGTGATGCCTACACAGCTATGCTGTCCAG CGTTCTGCAAGGGGGCAGTGTGGTTATTGATGAAGAGGAAGCCTCTAAGAAGGTCACTGACCAGTTGGACAATATTGTGGACATGCGAGAGTATGATGTGCCCTACCACATCCGCCTCTCCATTGACCTGAAGATCCATGTG GCTCATTGGTACAACATCAGATACCGAGGAAGTGCCTTTCCTGTGGAAATCACCCGCCGAGATGACCTTGTTGAACGACCT GACCCTGTGGTTTTGGCATTTGACATTGAGACAACCAAACTGCCTCTCAAGTTTCCTGATGCTGAGACTGACCAGATTATGATGATTTCCTACATGATTGATGGTCAG GGCTACCTCATCACCAACAGGGAGATCGTTTCAGAAGATGTCGAAGATTTCGAGTTCACCCCCAAGCCAGAGTATGAAGGACCTTTTTGTGTCTTTAATGAACCTGACGAG GTTCATCTAATCCAGAGATGGTTTGAACATGTCCAGGAGATGAAACCCACCATCATGGTCACCTACAATGGGGACTTTTTTGACTG GCCGTTTGTGGAGGCCAGAGCAGCAGTCCACGGACTAAGCATGTACCAGGAGATCGGGTTCCAGAAGGACAGTCAGGGAGAGTACAAGGCATCCCAGTGCATCCACATGGACTGTCTCAG GTGGGTGAAGAGGGACAGTTACCTTCCTGTGGGCAGCCACAACCTCAAGGCAGCTGCCAAAGCCAAGCTAGGCTATGACCCAGTGGAGCTGGACCCTGAGGACATGTGCCGAATGGCCACCGAGCAGCCCCAG ACTCTGGCCACGTACTCCGTGTCAGATGCAGTGGCCACGTACTACCTGTACATGAAATACGTCCACCCCTTTATATTCGCCCTTTGCACCATTATCcccatggagcctgatgag GTGCTGCGGAAGGGCTCTGGGACTCTCTGTGAGGCCTTGCTGATGGTGCAGGCCTTCCACGCCAACATCATCTTCCCCAATAAGCAGGAGCAGGAGTTCAACAAGCTGACAGGTGATGGCCACGTGCTGGATGCCGAGACCTATGTGGGTGGCCACGTGGAGGCCCTTGAGTCAGGCGTCTTTCGCAGTGACATCCCCTGCCGGTTCAGGATG AATCCTGCTGCCTTTGACTTCCTGCTGCAGAGGGTGGAGAAGACCATGCGCCATGCCATcgaggaagaggagaaggtgcCCATGGAGCATGTCACCAACTTCCAAGAG GTGTGTGATCAGATTAAGACCAAGCTCACCTCCCTGAAAGATGTTCCAAACAGAATAGAGTGTCCCCTTATCTACCACCTGGATGTGGGGGCCATGTACCCTAACATCATCCTGACGAACCGCCTGCAG ccctctgCCGTGGTGGATGAGGCTACCTGTGCTGCCTGTGACTTCAATAAGCCTGGGGCCAACTGCCAGAGAAAGATGGCCTGGCAGTGGAGGGGCGAGTTCA TGCCAGCCAGTCGCAGTGAGTACCATCGGATCCAGCACCAGCTGGAGTCAGAGAAGTTCCCTCCCTTGACTGCAGAGGGTCCAGCCCGGGCCTTTCACGAGCTCTCTCGAGAGGAGCAGGCTAAATATGAGAAGCGGAGGCTGTCAG attaCTGCCGGAAGGCATACAAGAAGATACACGTCACCAGGGTGGAGGAGCGCCTCACCACTATCTGCCAGCGGGAGAACTCTTTCTATGTGGACACAGTGCGCGCCTTCCGAGACAGGCGTTATGAATTCAAAGGTCTCCACAAG gtGTGGAAGAAGAAACTCTCTGCAGCCATGGAGGTGGGTGATGCGGCCGAAGTGAAGCGCTGCAAGAACATGGAGGTCCTGTATGACTCCCTGCAGCTGGCGCACAAGTGCATCCTCAACTCCTTCTATGGCTACGTCATGCGCAGAGG GGCTCGCTGGTACTCCATGGAGATGGCAGGCATTGTCTGCTTCACAGGGGCTAACATCATCACCCAGGCACGGGAGCTGATTGAGCAGATCGG gAGACCCTTGGAGCTGGACACAGACGGAATATGGTGCGTCCTGCCCAACAGCTTTCCTGAAAACTTTGTCATCAAGACAACCAGTGTGAAAAAGCCCAAGGTGACCATTTCCTACCCTGGGGCCATGTTGAACATCATGGTGAAG GAAGGCTTCACCAATGATCAGTACCAGGAGCTGACTGAACCATCCTCACTCACCTATGTCACCCGTTCAGAGAACAGCATCTTTTTCGAGGTTGACGGACCCTACCTTGCCATGATCCTTCCAGCCTCCAAGGAAGAAGGcaagaaactgaagaagag ATATGCTGTCTTCAACGAGGACGGTTCCCTGGCTGAGCTGAAGGGCTTCGAGATCAAACGCCGAGGGGAGCTGCAGCTGATTAAGATCTTCCAGTCCTCAGTGTTCGAGGCTTTCCTCAAGGGCAGCACCTTAGAAGAAGTGTATGGCTCTGTTGCCAAGGTGGCTGACTACTGGCTGGACGTGCTGTACAGTAAG GCAGCTAACATGCCCGATTCTGAGCTGTTTGAGCTGATCTCTGAGAATCGCTCCATGTCTCGGAAGCTGGAAGATTATGGGGAGCAGAAGTCCACGTCTATCAGCACAGCCAAGCGCCTGGCTGAGTTCCTGGGAGATCAGATGGTGAAGGATGCAGGGCTGAGCTGCCGTTACATCATCTCTCGGAAGCCCGAGGGCTCTCCGGTCACAGAGAG GGCCATCCCGCTTGCCATTTTCCAGGCAGAGCCCATGGTGAGGAAGCACTTTCTCCGGAAATGGCTTAAGAGTTCTTCCCTCCAAGACTTTGATATTCGCACG ATTTTGGATTGGGAGTACTACATTGAGCGGCTAGGGAGTGCCATACAGAAGATCATCACGATCCCTGCAGCTTTGCAGCAG GTAAAGAACCCAGTACCACGCGTCAAGCACCCTGACTGGCTGCACAAGAAACTTTTGGAGAAGAATGATGTCTGCAAGCAGAAGAAGATCAGCGAGCTCTTTGTCCTCGAGGGCAGGAGACAG GTGGGCATGGCCCAGGTTCCAGAAGGCACCCAAAGCCTGGGTGCTCCTGATATGGAAGATTTTGGCCTCATGAAGCCATTGCACTTGGCCGTTCCTATTGCCACTAAGAGGAAGCGTGTCCTCTGGGAGAGCCAGGAGGAGTCACACGACCTGGAGCTGACGGTGCCCTGGCAGGAAATCTTGGGGCAGCCTCCAGCCCTTGGAACCACCCAG GAAGAGTGGCTGGTTTGGCTCCGGTTCCATAAGAAGAAGTGGCAGCTGCAGGCCCGGCAGCGCCTGGCTTGCAAGAAGAGGCGGTGTGTGGAGGTGGCAGAGGGCGAACCTCTGCCTGGGGCCATCCGAGAAAGGCCTGCCACTGGGTTGGGGGGCTTCCTGCGAAGGACCGCCCGCAGCATCTTGGACCTTCCATGGCAGATTGTGCAG ATCAGTGAAACCAGCCAGGCTGGTTTATTCAGGCTGTGGGCTGTCATCAGCAGTGACTTGTACTGCATCAGGCTGAACATCCCCCGAGTATTCTATGTCAACCAGCAGGTGGCTAAAGCTGAGGAGGGGCCTTCCTATCGCAAG GTCAGCCGAGTCCTTCCTCGCTCCAACATGGTCTACAATCTCTATGAGTACTCCGTGCCTGAGGACATGTACCAGGAACATATCAATGAAATCAATACTGAGTTATCAGCCCCAGACATTGAGGGCGTGTATGAGACTCAG GTTCCATTACTATTCCGCGCCCTAGTGCAGCTGGGCTGTGTCTGTGTGGTCAATAAACAGCTGGTGAGGCACCTTTCAGGCTGGGAAGCAGAAACCTTTGCTCTCGAGCACCTGGAGATGCGTTCTCTGGCTCAGTTCAGCTACCTGGAACCAG GGAGCATCCGCCACCTCTACCTGTACCATCATGCACAGGGCCACAAAGCACTCTTCGGCTTGTTCGTGCCCTCCCAGCGCAGAGCATCTGTGTTTGTGTTGGACACT GTGCGAAGCAACCAGATGCCCAGCCTCAGCGCTCTTTACTCAGCCGAGCACAGCCTTCTGATGGAGAAAGTGGGCCCGgagctcctgcctcctcccaaaCACACTTTTGAAGTTCGGGCGGAAACTGACATGAAAACCATCTGCAGAGCCATCCAGCGCTTCCTGCTGGCCTACAAA GAGGAGCGCCGTGGGCCCACACTCATCGCTGTTCAGTCCAACTGGGAGCTAAAGAGGCTGGCTGGTGAGGTTCCTGTCCTAGAGGAATTCCCACTAGTGCCTGTCCACGTGGCAGATAAGATCAGCTATGGAGTCCTGGACTGGCAGCGCCTCGGAGCCCGGCGCATGATCCGCCACTACCTCAACCTGGACACCTCTCTGTCACAGGCCTTCGAGATGAGCAG GTACTTCCACATCCCCATTGGTAATCTGCCTGAGGACATCTCCACCTTTGGCTCCGACCTCTTCTTTGCTCGCCATCTCCAGCGCCACAGCCACCTGCTCTGGCTGTCGCCTACGTCACGCCCTGACCTGGGTGGCAAGGAGGCTGATGACAATCGCCTTGTCATGGAATTCGATGACCAGGCCAGCGTGGAGATCAATTGTCCAGGCTGCTACTCTACAG TGTGTGTGGAGCTGGACATCCAAAACCTGGCTGTCAACACCATCCTGCAGTCCCACCATATCAATGACATGGAGGGGGCTGACAGCATGGGCATCAGCTTTGATGTGATCCAGCAAGCCTCTCTGGAGGACATGATCACTGGCAACCAGGCCGCCAGCACTCCAGCCAGCTACGATGAGACAGCCCTCTGCTCCAGCACCTTCAG GATCCTGAAGAGCATGGTGGTGGGCTGGGTGAAGGAGATCACACAGTACCGCAACATCTATGCTGACAACCAGGTGATGCACTTTTACCGCTGGCTCCGGTCCCCATCATCACTGCTCCATGACCCTGTGCTGCATCGCACACTCCACAACATGATGAAGAAGCTCTTTCTGCA catccatTCTAAAGAGATCTTCCATTCTTTGACAATATCTTTCTCTCGGTGCTGGGAATTTCTTCTCTGGATGGATCCCTCTAACTATGGTGGAATCAAAGGAAATGCTCCATCTAGTATCCACTATGGACAG CAAGACTCCCAAAAAGGGGGCAgagtagaggaggaggaggaggaggaggaagaggaggaggaaggcaaacAGGAACCAGATGTGGAGGACATGCTGGAAAACAACTGGAACATTGTGCAGTTCCTGCCACAGGCAGCCTCCTGCCAGAGCTACTTCCTCATGATTGTTTCAG CATACATCGTGGCCGTGTACCACAGCATGAAGGAGGAGCTGCGGCGCAGTGCCCCAGGGGGCACACCCCTGAGATGGCGGGGGCCCAGCCAGCTCTCCCAGGATGCTGCGGCCTCCAGTGCCCTTCCTG CTATGGTCCCTGCCCTCCTAGGAATGATCACCTTCTCCCAAGACTACGTGGCCAACGAGCTGACTCAGAACTTCTTCACCATCACTCAGAAGATTCAGAAGAAAGTCACAGGCTCCCGGAGCTCCACTGAGCTCTCCAGCATGTTTCCTGCCCTTCCAGGTTCTCACTTGCTGCTCAACAACCCCGCATTGGAGTTCATCAAGTACGTGTGCAAG GTTCTGTCTCTGGACACGAACATCACAAACCAGGTGAACAAATTGAACCGGGATCTGCTTCGTCTGGTGGATGTTGGCGAGTTCTCGGAGGAGGCACAGTTCCGAGACCCTTGCCGTTCCTACGTGCTCCCTGAGGTCATCTGCCGCAGCTGTAACTTCTGCCGGGACCTGGACCTGTGTAAAGAGTTCGCCTTCTCGCAG GATGGGGCCGTGCTGCCTCAGTGGCTCTGCTCAAACTGTCAGGTTGCCTATGACACCTCAGTCATCGAGATGGCCCTGGTGGAAGCCCTGCAGAAGAAACTGATGGCCTTCACTCTGCAGGACCTG GCTGGGGAGACTCCTGACCAGGACTGCTCCTCATTGCAGATCTGCCTGAAGTGCCGAGGTGTGAAGGAGACCAACATGCCTGTGTACTGCAGCTGCGCCGGGGGCTTTACCCTCACCATCCACACCAAG GTCTTCATGGAGCAGATTGGAATCTTCCAGAACATTGCCCAGCACTATGGCATGTCCTACCTCACAGAGACCCTGGAGTGGCTGCTGCAGAAGAACCCTCAGCTGGGCCACTAG